CTGACGCAGGTCTTGCCCACCCCCGCGGTGGCGGGCCACTGCAAACGATGTTGGAACAAATACTGAATCGCGACCGCCAGAAAGTGGTTGGGATTCATCAAACCCGACGACTTGGTGACAATGCCATGTCGGTCGGTGTCCGGATCATTTCCGAAGGCGATATCAAACTTGTCTTTGAGCTTGACGAGACTCGCCATCGCGTAGGGGCTGGAACAATCCATCCGGATCTTGCCGTCGTGATCCACCGTCATGAAGGCAAAACGTGGATCAACGTGAGGATTCACCACGGTTACGTTCAAGCCGTACGTCTCGGCGATCGGTTCCCAATAGCCCACCCCCGCTCCCCCCAGCGGATCGACACCCAGCCGCAGTCCAGCACTACGAATGACGTCCATGTCGAGCACATTTTTCAAATCGTCGATGTAGGCCCGCGCGAAATCCTGTGCATGGGTCGTGGTTGCTTTGAGTGCGCTTTCATAGGGGAGGCGTTTGATGCTGCTGACGCCCGATTTCAGCAGTTCATTGGCGCGATTCTGGACCCAACCAGTGATATCCGAATCGGCGGGCCCCCCATTCGGCGGGTTGTATTTAAAGCCACCGTCCTCGGGAGGATTATGTGACGGGGTGATCACGATGCCGTCGGCCAGATGCTGCGTCCGCCCTTTGTTGTAAGTCAAAATCGCATGCGAAATCGTGGGCGTGGGAGTAAATCCATTCCCATTCTGAACCATCGTCTCGATGCCGTTCGCCGCCAGAACCTCAAGTGCGGTTCGCTCGGCAGGAGCTGACAGGGCGTGCGTATCTTTCCCGAGAAAGAGCGGTCCGGTAATTCCGTGGGCTCGACGATATTCGGTCAAAGCTTGCGTGATCGCGAGAATATGCGATTCGGTAAAGGTTCCGTTTCGCGACGTTCCCCGATGGCCGCTGGTCCCGAAGCTGATTTGCTGGGCCTTATCGTCGGGATCAGGCTTCTGCTCGTAATAATCGGCGAGCAGTTTGTCGATATCGATCAACAGTTCTGGAGGGGCCGGTTGGCCAGCCAGCGGGTTTAGCGGCATTTTCAATCCTCAACAGGCAGAGACTGAGCTAGTGAGTCGAGCAAGCTGAACGCTATAGTAGCCTCCGCCTCAAGAACTGGGCAGGGATCGCGAATCAAAAGCGATTCGAACCCATTTTAGGCAAAATCTACCCGCACACATGCATTTAAGACAACTTGCCGCACTTCAGACAAATGCGTCAACGTCGAGTGAACTCGTCGAATCGGATGGTGATCGCCTTGCACACGCGACACAGCTCAAAGTCGACCTCCGCACCCGCCAGTGCGTCACTCGTCACCTGCGCAAGAAGGTTACGTCCATTGACTGGGAACGAGAATCCGATCGCTCCATCGTTCGCGTTCGAACCTGCCGTCGTCACCGGAGTTGACGAATCCCGCGGCGTCCCTGCCAAACAGGCCCGACAGGGACGTGCGCGAGGAACATGGCGCGGCGCGTTCATGTTAGGTGTCATGACCATTGCGGTCAGCCTTTCCAGTACCGTCGTCACCGCCGCCGATCTCTCGGAGCACGACGTCCGACTGGCGATTGATCAAGGCAAGAAATTCCTCGTCCGGGAACAGAACCAGAATGGCTCGTGGTCCGCTGGTGTCAGCGGCGACGTCACCGTGGGAGTGACCAGTTTGTCGGTGCTGGCTTTGATCAACTCCGGCATGTCACCACAAGACCCCGCCGTACGCCGTGGATTGAAGTATCTCCGAGAACTCAAGATCGACGACCTTTCCGCCAATGGACGTGAAACGTATCAGGTGGCACTTTTGATCATGGCTCTTGTCGCCGCGCGAGACCGGGTCGATGCCGTCCGGATTGCCGAGTTCGCACGCCGACTTGAAGACGGACAGATCACAAGCGGAAACAGCGGTGCCTGGGCCTATAAGCTGGACAAGGGCGGCCTCTTTACAGGTGATCCGAGCAACACGCAGTTTGCGATTCTTGGACTTCGCGAAGCCGTCGATGCCGGTTATATGGCCAGCCGAGAAACGTGGGAACGCTCGCGGGACTATTGGGAGTCGATGCAGAACCCGGACGGCGGCTGGGGATACTCGATTGGTCCCAGCAAAGGCAGCATGACAGTCGCAGGGATTTCGTCACTGTCGATCACGCAACAAATGCTGAAATCGGACGACGACGTGGCCCCGGACGGGACACCTCCCTGCTGCAACGACGTCGCTCCCAGCAAATCCATGCAGCGTGGTTTGGCGTGGATGTCCGCCAACTTTAGCGTGAGTCGCAACCCCGGCAGCCTGCCGTGGTTCCTGTACTACGTCTACGGCCTTGAACGAGCGGGGCGGCTATCAGGCCAGCGATTCTTCGGGGATCACGATTGGTATCGCGAAGGAACGTCAATGCTGCTCACTATCCAAAACCCTGTCGATGGACATTGGATTGGGACCGGCGAATACGAATCGCACCCGACCTTGGGCACAAGCCTCGCGCTGCTGTTCCTCTCGAAAGGACTGGCACCGGTCTTGATCAACAAGTTGAAGTACGGACCGCCACAACCGAAAAACCTCAACCAGGTGACGACCGAAAACTGGAATCGACATCCTCGCGACGTCCGCAATCTCGTGGAGTTGATCAGCAACATGCCCAAATGGCCCAAGCTGCTGACCAGCCAAGAGGTCGATCTTGCGCGGGCCGTGAAATCGGGCGGCGTCAACGCCTTGGTTCAGGCCCCCGTCCTGTTTATTACCGGACGCGATCGATTGGCCTTTTCGGCAGAAGAAACCAAGCTTCTCAAAGGGTATCTCGAAGAAGGCAACTTCATTTTTGCATGCCCCTCATGTGAGAATGACGAGTTCGAGGCAAGCTTCCGAGAACTCGTGACGAAACTGATGCCCCCCGGAGAAGGTGAGCTGAAACTCTTGCCTCCCGAGCATCCTGTCTATCGCAGC
This genomic interval from Schlesneria paludicola DSM 18645 contains the following:
- the pgm gene encoding phosphoglucomutase (alpha-D-glucose-1,6-bisphosphate-dependent) — encoded protein: MPLNPLAGQPAPPELLIDIDKLLADYYEQKPDPDDKAQQISFGTSGHRGTSRNGTFTESHILAITQALTEYRRAHGITGPLFLGKDTHALSAPAERTALEVLAANGIETMVQNGNGFTPTPTISHAILTYNKGRTQHLADGIVITPSHNPPEDGGFKYNPPNGGPADSDITGWVQNRANELLKSGVSSIKRLPYESALKATTTHAQDFARAYIDDLKNVLDMDVIRSAGLRLGVDPLGGAGVGYWEPIAETYGLNVTVVNPHVDPRFAFMTVDHDGKIRMDCSSPYAMASLVKLKDKFDIAFGNDPDTDRHGIVTKSSGLMNPNHFLAVAIQYLFQHRLQWPATAGVGKTCVSSQMIDCVAESLGRTLVEVPVGFKWFVDGLYHGTLGFGGEESAGASFLRKDGTAWSTDKDGIILALLAAEITAKTGRDPGLHYQDLEKRFGERHYTRIDQPISADEKERFKKLTPAAITSVSLADAPISAKLSEAPGNNKPIGGVKVTTPSGWFAARPSGTEAIYKLYAESYVSEEHLDAVVSAARGIVSGVLKPE
- a CDS encoding DUF4159 domain-containing protein, translating into MTGNENPIAPSFAFEPAVVTGVDESRGVPAKQARQGRARGTWRGAFMLGVMTIAVSLSSTVVTAADLSEHDVRLAIDQGKKFLVREQNQNGSWSAGVSGDVTVGVTSLSVLALINSGMSPQDPAVRRGLKYLRELKIDDLSANGRETYQVALLIMALVAARDRVDAVRIAEFARRLEDGQITSGNSGAWAYKLDKGGLFTGDPSNTQFAILGLREAVDAGYMASRETWERSRDYWESMQNPDGGWGYSIGPSKGSMTVAGISSLSITQQMLKSDDDVAPDGTPPCCNDVAPSKSMQRGLAWMSANFSVSRNPGSLPWFLYYVYGLERAGRLSGQRFFGDHDWYREGTSMLLTIQNPVDGHWIGTGEYESHPTLGTSLALLFLSKGLAPVLINKLKYGPPQPKNLNQVTTENWNRHPRDVRNLVELISNMPKWPKLLTSQEVDLARAVKSGGVNALVQAPVLFITGRDRLAFSAEETKLLKGYLEEGNFIFACPSCENDEFEASFRELVTKLMPPGEGELKLLPPEHPVYRSEHPLAPESVPLYGVDFGCRTSIIYSPEDLACLWDYWAKVDPPNRNVQLKTKIIRATRIGVNVMAYATSREPPDKMQVREARSEKGELDNIERGLLQIAQIKHEGGWDTAPRALRNLLMALNDSVGLSASTRTRDLALSDQNIFRYPILYMHGRNRFAIPAAQREQMQLYLDRGGVLVADSCCGAKPFDRSFREFVEDLFPGKKLERIPITHEIFSEKIGTDIKLLKRRTLEGGENAGAGNFTVRPAEPILEGIEIDGRYAVIYSKYDISCALERQIAGNCEGYLPEDAVKLGTNIVLYCMLQDLRLKSGDSGKSK